Genomic DNA from Dama dama isolate Ldn47 chromosome 26, ASM3311817v1, whole genome shotgun sequence:
CGAAAACAAAGAAATTgctcagtgtaatacaccacccacaccaaaactgaaagaaaattccCCATAGATTTAGAGTCTAAGTCCAAAATCCATTGCTTTTCCACTGCacagatttttcaaaaatatgttccAAGAAACATTCATCTCAGAAGACATTCATAAAAATAGGCTTTATGGGTCTAATGAGTTTGGGAAACATGCATGCTTTCATTGCAGGAACAGCTAATGTGCGCGTGCACTCCTGGGCGTGCCCCGcaggaagtcgctcagtcctcagGACTGCTCACTGCTGCGGGTGCCGTCCTGGCCGGGCCACAGGCGAGGAAAGGCATCCCTCAGGGTGCCGGGCGAGTCGGCCGGCTGCACACAGGTGAGGGGGTCTGGACCCCCAGAGCCTCCCACACGGACTTCCCCCCAAAGCAGCCACAATGCCCGGGCGTCCCACGGCCCCGCACAGCCACCTCACCGTGGATTTGTCTGTGGGAGGGAAGCTCAGGTAGACGCAGACCGAGATAGAGCGAGCCCCTGTGGTCTCCAGCTCCGCCTGTGTGGGGGGTCCCCCCAGCTGCGAGCGCGCTGCGGTGTTCGCAGCCCCAGGCCCTGCTCACGGGCCCAGACGAGAGTGTGAGGTTCTCCCAGCTGCAGCGCTGGGCCTGGAGGGGGCAACGTCACAGGCCGGGTGATGAGCGACCTTCCCTGAGGGTCACCGTGAAGACCCTTTGCTCCCTAAGACTGTGAACCAGGTGGGAACGTGTGTCCCCAGCACTTCTACTCAAGGCTGCACGAGCCAGTGAGCTAAGCCAAGAATGGAAACACAGCTTACACATACTGGTGAGGCAGCCTAAAATCTGCctttatttgcaaatgacatggcTAAGTATGCGGAAAATTCTAAGGAATTGCCACAGAAGACTTCCAGAGGTACAGAGTAATTGAACAAAATTGTAGGATACCTACAATACCAACAGAAGTCcattatatttacatacattagCAATgcaaaaattggaaaataattgtatttttatttattttttgtaattttaaaaaaaaatcttgtataaAAGCACAAAAAACATGCTTAAGGAGAACTTTAACAAAATAAGTGcgagacctaaaaaaaaaaaattgaaaatacaatACATAGGATAAAtgatttaaacaaatgaagaaatagacagtgttcatggattgaatgagttaatattgctaaaatgttaATTCCTCCCAACTGATccatagattcaatgaaatccacaccacacacaccacacaaacaagcacgtgtgtatgtatttgtgtgtgcatgtttttgtgtatttgtgtgtatgtgtatgtattgtttgtgtatatttgtttgtatgtatatcgaaagtgaaatcgctcagtcgtgtctaactctttgcgaccctgtgggctgtagcctaccaggctcctccgtccatggaattctccaggcaagtatactggagtgggttgccatttccttctccaggggatcttcccgatccagggatggaaccgaggtctcccgccttgcaggcagatgctttattctctgagccaccagggaaacctctatgtatatatttgtatgtatttctgtgtgtgtatttgtctgtatgtgtttatgtgtatgtattttttgtgtatatttgtgcatgtatgtatatatttgtgtgtatgtatttctctgtgtgtgtgtgcacacgcgtgcACGTGTACCTGACCTCCAGCACCCCCTCGGGCCCCATCGGAGGGTGAGACCCCATCACACAGTCAGGAGTTACAGGTGACTCTGAGGGTCGAGGGTTTTAAGGATGACTAGAACAATCAGAAATGGGGACGCCCTGTTCCAGGAGCAAAACCACCTTCTACTGAATCCTTTTTTTTATAGATGGAATGTGACTTGTTCGATTTCACGTGTCTACCTGGCGGCCTTGGGTCTTGGTTGCGGCCCTGGGGACCTCCCTTGCCGCCTGCCAGATCTTCTGCCGCTGGGGATGGGCTCTTCGCTGTGGCAGGCAGGCTTCTTTCTCCAACACTTGCAGCGCTCTGGCTCCAGagcgcacaggctcaggagttggggcatgtgggcttAGGTGCACCTGGCCCAGTGGggtcctagttccccgaccaggaatcgaacccgaatCCCCTgtgttgcaaggtggattcttacccacaggaCCAGCAGAAAAGTCCCACCTTCCACTGAAATCTTCAGACGGAAAACACGAACAGGCTTGCTGTTGCATGACACTAGAATTACTACCGAATTTCGGAAcagatttatttttctcacttccCTTTTCCTGCACAGTTCTTCGAATGATGGAGGTTGAAGGGGACGAGCAGGAAACTGGTGACAAGGCCAGCCGGACCTCTGCCTTGCTCCGGTGGGCGCCCCCAGGGCCAGCTGGCGGGCGAGCGGCTAGAAGCAGGACCGAGGGGCTCGCTGCCTGGGTCCCTGGCAGGGTCTGCAGGATCCGGAGGCCGTGAGCACAGCTCCATCAGCCTGGTCTGCTCTCAGGAACACGGGGACGAAACAGTCCTGTGAATCCCATGAGATAACGCGACCCGAACGGCTCCCGGGAAGAAGTGCTGATGATTTCAGAAACCTTTCTAAGAAAGGCAGCCTTAGCATGTGGGCATCAAAGCCTGCGTTCTGACCATACCCACCAAAGACTGTTTCGGAGGCGAAATGCCGTGAAAATTAAAAAGCGCTTCACTTCCAATTACCTTGCTGCTCCGCGAGGTTAAATTcttactttcttctcttcttgaCAACCTGAGAAATTTTTAGCTCTGCCTTATGTAAATATTAAGCCCAACTGGGTCTTCCTAATTAGACCAACCTATGTCTCTcgacccctcctccccagggccacCCTTTCTTTAAGGGGAGCACAATGCCCTGAACCAGCTGCTCTGAATTATGCATGCTTCAGCCGGGAGGTCCAGCCAGGCCTGGACAAAGGGATACAGCGGGCTAGCATCTCACTTTTGTCTGCGCCTGCTGTCCTTTGTGAGGTGGCATGGGAAAACCCTAATGAGGCTGCCCGGCGGCTGCAGAAATTCTTGTCGGATAAAGAGGCGCCCCCCTCCTTCCACCTGGCGCGCTCCAGAGAACACGCAGCCCCCCGCCCTCGCTCAGCCCCTGCCACGGCCCTATTTGGTATCCTAGGCAACGGAAAGCCAGAGGAAAACAAGGTACCACGGGAGGTGAATCTGATGTAAGAAAAGGCAGATTAGACAGCGGAGTTGGAGCGGAGAGGCACGTCCTGTctgggaggaggtggagggaagCGCCTCCATCCTCCCAGGAGGGCGGGGCCGCAGTTGAGTACCGCCTTCAAGGTCAAGGATGCTGCACCCCCTCCGTTTCTAAACACGCCTTGAATGATGAGCTTGGTTTTAACCCCTGAGTCACTGAAGATTCACCAGCTACGGGGGACTGAAGCAATAACATCATTAAAAGTGACCGGGAGGCAGAGtccttcaaaaacatgaaatccgCCTGTGcgataaatggaagaaaaacataACATGCAGTCATGGGGTCCCACCAGCAGCTAAGCATATGCGCTGTACAAACACAAATTGGAAATACGTGTTGAGCAAGGTCAGAAGCTGGGAATCCACCCGGTGCCTCGTGGAGGGTGCGAGAGCTGACCCTCAGACGGAAACCACTGTGGCGCTGTGtctgcccgcccccgccccccacccccgggggcaGAAGGCctccagctcccccacccccgggggcagaaggccccccgccccccgacccCCAGGGGCAGAAGGCCTCCAGCTCCCCGACCCCCGGGGGCAGAAGGCctccagctcccccacccccgggggcagaaggccccccgccccccgacccCCAGGGGCAGAAGGCctccagctcccccacccccgggggCAGAAGGCCTcccgctcccccacccccgggggcagaaggccccccgcccccccgaccCCCGGGGGCAGaaggccccccgcccccccacccccgggggcaGAAGGCctccagctcccccacccccgggggcagaaggccccccgcccccccgaccCCCGGGGGCAGaaggccccccgcccccccacccccgggggcaGAAGGCctccagctcccccacccccgggggCAGAAGGCctccagctcccccacccccgggggCAGAAGGCctccagctcccccacccccgggggcagagggccccccgccccccgacccCCGGGGGCAGAAGGCCCTCGCCGCTTTCCTGCGTCGTCACCTCACCTCGTGACGCAGGATCCCGCCCACATCGGCCGCCTTCCCTCCCGACAGCCTCTGCGCCCAAACGCACAGCCTCCTGACAGGCGGGGAGCGGGCGTTGGAGAACAGGCCATGTTTGGGATGGCTGCGGCTTTGAGGGACCAGACAATGAATTATTTCCTGCCTGGCCAGGAAGCCTCGGTGCCTGGGGTGGGAGTGTTCTCGGGACAGGGAAACAACAGCAGACAGAGCCCCCGGGAGGAGAGGACCAGGCTGTCTGCTCCATGAACTGAGTCAGAGAAAAGGGCTGGGGTAGTCATTCTGCACCCGTCTAATGCAGGACGTGGGCAGCCAGTGGcggtccactccaggattcctgcctgggaactcccaaggacagcggagcctggcgggctgcagtccacggggtcgcagagagctggacacgacgcagcgactaaagaacaacaaaacaacaactcaGGGAACACACACGTTACGTGTTTTAAGGCACGTGGACATTTTTGGTTCCCAGGTAGATAATTGGTATCATCTGAAAGGTAGCTTTCCACTGGGGGGAAAGGGTTTGTGTTCTGTCAACAATCCCTGGACCTCATGTCGACAGAAGGAGCAAAGAAATAATGTCCCACACGCACACCAGCTCAAGCCTGTGGGAGGTTTCCACACCCTcccgtgctaagtcacttcagtcatgtccgactctttgcggcactatggactgcagccctccaggctcctctgtccatgggattctccaggcaagaatactggagggggttgtcatttccttctccaggggatcttcctgacccagggatcaaacccacgtctcctgcgtctcctgcactgaagtcagattcttcaccaccgaaCCATCCGGGAAGCCCCAAGTTGATCACTCAGCAGATGCTGTCTATAAGCTTAACCTTTACATAATGGCCCCTCTCTGGGAACCTTGCTTCCAATACCTGGGCGTTGAactaaaatacttttatttagctTACAGGAAATTTCCCGACCAGCCCACTGTGAATagttgaaggaaggaagaaattattaataacacatCCCCTCTGGAGGTTGCCCAGAACCGGGACTTAACTCCCTctccttttagtataaaagaggTCTGAATGCTAACTGAGGCGGGGTGGATCTGCAGGACACAGGTCCACCACCTTCTCGTCTGGTCTGCCGGCTTTCCGAATGAAGTTGCTATTTCTCACCTCAACTACTTGTGTCTTTGTTGATTGGCTTGTTTTGTGATCAGCAGGAGGATGGTCTTGGGCCTGGAAAAAATAACACACCCAGCCTAGCATGGAGTAAACTCCGTTAGTATCTGTCCTACAGAAGGTGACGGCATCGCTGGGATTCTTCTTCCAGACTCTGCTCTTTCCAGCGACTCTCTCGCCTCCGGCCACTCAAAGGACGCCGGATCCTGAAACCAGCCCCACGCTCTTGCCCAAGGCAGCACGATGCTTGTGGAGTGCTTGGGAGTTCTTGACCAGATGGTGAGGCAGAGGGCGGTGCTGGATCTCACCAGGCGGGAGCGGCAGCTGTGTCCCTCCCTACAGGGCCGCGGGCAGGCCCAGCCCCGCAGAGAGTCAAGTCCTCCTCCGGGGCCAAGAGCTCTGCTCTTAAGGCCCCACAAGTGAGGACCAGCTTGGGGCCCGTGACACTGGTATCAGGAGCTGGGGGCCCTGCCAGGCTGTTTCCAGCATCGTCAATAGGTCCTCATAAATCTATTGCTAACGAGTTCTTCTTAGTCCTTCCTGACCCTGTTCAAGAATTCAGCTCTTCAACTTCTGGGGTGTCTCCCCAGGGCCTGAAGCCATGTGGCTGTCTTACCCTGTCTGTTTCAGTCATGCTCTGATACCTAACCTCTCCTGTCGTGAATATAAATCCTCGCATTCTATCTGTATCCAGAAAACCAGCTTCTCTTCCACTTTGGGCTCGCTCCAGAGCTCAGGAATCCTGCTCACTCTCGCCCTTCCCCTCCACCATCCCCGCCATCTGCAACAACCCTCTTCTCCACGTCTCAGCAGCAAGTCACCTCTTCCATGGCGTGGATTCCTCTCCGCGTGTGTTTCTGGTGAATCTTCTCTGTGGGATCCAGGGCTCGCAGGTGCAGAGACCATGGCTGGCTCTGAGGATGGACTTGATGCCAGCAGCCAGCACAGAGCCTGGAACGTGAGAAGTGCTGGCACGAATTTGAAGAAAAAATCACTGAGAATTTTCCTCCTGCACAACCGGAAGGTAGACATTTGTTTGGCTTCCTTCTTTGTGGCACATACCTATAAAAAAATTAGCTGGACCTTCACGTGGTATTTAGATGTATTGTGTCACTTCCGCTGGCTTTTAACAAAGTGTCTTAGATGATCACAGGCCCCCCTGGGGActtttggttttaaatattttaccacGATTTCCCCAACTATTAGCTGTGATTCACTGCTCCGCACATGCTGTCTTACAGATTTTCCTTCAGCTTCCATTCAACATCTTCTTTGAAGATCACAGCTCCGACCATAATTATCGGTGGCTCTCTTTTTCCTCGTTCAGCTTTCATCATTCTGTGGAATTACTACTTGCATCTCATGGGCAAATCCTGCATTTTCCCACAGTCTCAGCAATCGAGGGGTGCACTCCAACCCTGCTGTATTGATGGCGATCCCCGAGCTGGTGCAGGAGAGGCCGACCCGGTGATCGTCAGGCACGAAAAAACCAGACTGGCCTTAAGAGAAGAGCTTCCAAGTCAACACTCTCCTGTGGCATCCAGATCTCAGCAGAAGGTTCTGGTGGTTCTGGGCCAAGCACACGTGCCCTGAGACCCTGATGGGGGTGGCACGTGGGTCCTCATACGGAGTAGCACTCTTGCCGAGAAGGAggtgggcctggggtgggggggagtgggaTGTGGAAAGAGGTAGGAGGTCTCCAGGAAAGTTGGATCTCTGGGTTAGCGGGATACTCAGGCGAGGTCACAGCACACGCCGTGTCACACCTTGGAAAGCAGGGCTGTGTAGAACCGAAGCTAGCCCTGCGAGGGCCAGGAGAAGGAGGCCTTGGCTGGTTATTTGACTGCCTGACCTTTATCACCTTGGGAAACTGCACAATGTTCTAGGGCGGCCTGCAGCCCTAGCATTTGATCGGTGGAATCACACGTAAAACAAATGAACGGTTCTAATGGCAAGCCTGTTAAGCACACAACACATAGAATAGATCACATGGTGAAAGGACTCATTATCAGTAAGTGGTTTCAACTTTTATAAGAAGAAAGCGGTAAGTGGTAAAGCTGAGGAAAACAAATGTGTGTGTTCACGtagatacacatgcacacacatacacacgtatctGTTAATATACATTCACAAGAGAAAAGAGCATAGTGTAACATAAGGCTGCAAGAGCTGCTAACTTCACAGCACAGATGGGAACCCAAATCCCCCCTCTCCCGGAGTTCTATCAGAGGCGCAGTCTAATAGAACCAGGGCTGATAACGCCACACAGCCTGCGTGGCTCACAGCACTGCTTCAGGGGCAGGAAATGCCCCCCACACCAGCCTGCACGCGGGAGGAGCCACTTCCGCCGGGGTTACGTCACGTGACCACGGGACATCGTGCCTTCCCTCCTACATTGACAGTAAGGAAATGAAACGTACAAAGGTCCCATGTTACAGGAATTCACCGTCctttcagaaataaatccacCCAGCTTCTGGGACCAACACTATGACTTCTGTCGAAATCTAGGGAAATTTAAGCAAGTCTCTAATATCTGTGCAAAGTTGTTtcaatcttgtccgactctttatgaccccatggatcgtaccccgccagactcctccgtccatgggatcctccaggcaagaagacctgAGTGGGTCGTCACTTcctactccgggggatcttcccaacccagggatggaactctaaCACCTATTTACTGAAGTAAACACACTCGGAGCTCTAACGCGC
This window encodes:
- the LOC133047196 gene encoding basic proline-rich protein-like; the encoded protein is MEVEGDEQETGDKASRTSALLRWAPPGPAGGRAARSRTEGLAAWVPGRVCRIRRPRPPAPPPPGAEGPPPPDPQGQKASSSPTPGGRRPPAPPPPGAEGPPPPDPQGQKASSSPTPGGRRPPAPPPPGAEGPPPPRPPGAEGPPPPHPRGQKASSSPTPGGRRPPAPPTPGGRRPPAPPPPGAEGLQLPHPRGQKASSSPTPGGRRPPAPPPPGAEGPPPPDPRGQKALAAFLRRHLTS